The DNA sequence TAGGTAAGATACATTCGAGGCAGGGAGTCTCTGGAGGAGCAAAGATGGAAAGATTTCCTTCAATACCGATGGCACCGCCAAAAACGTACGGGATTCCGTTTCGGGCACAAGCACGGTTCAGAAGATACCGTGTTCGCATATTGTCTAACCCGTCAACTACACAGTCTGTGTCCTCAACTATTTTGTCCACGTTGCTTTCTCTGACGCTTTCCGGAATCGCCTTCACTTTCACCTCAGGGTTCATTCGCTTAATCTTTTGGGCCGCTGCTTCAACCTTGGGATACCGCAAATCATCTAGATTGTACAGTATCTGTCGATGCAAGTTACTGAGTTCAACTGTATCCTGATCGACTATACGCAAGTGTCCGACGCCTGCTAAGGCAAGATAGACAGTAGATGCACTCCCAAGTCCGCCAGCTCCTACTATGGCTACTTTGGACCGCCACAGCTTTTCTTGACCCTTATGACCAAGTTCAAAAAGTGCTGTCTGTCGCTTATAGAATTCCGAAGGATCAAAAGTACTAGCCGAAACCATTCTTCAACCCCAAACAAATGACTAATTCCCTGATTAGTTCTTCAAGTTTACTCTTAAGAATATTCTACACTTTCCTCTGGATCTGCTCAACTTGATTGAACTTTGCAATGATTACCATTATTTCTCCTAAACAAATGCCACCAAAATTCCCTCCACCATTTGCTATGAGCATGTAGCACGGCAACGGTAACTAGTTGCTGCCTTTGAAATATTGATTAGGTGTTCATAAAGCGTTTAATTCGGCAGTCTAAGATGTAGAGTGAATGTTCAACGTTCTAGATTATGAACGAAAAAGGAAGTTGCGTTAAATGGCCAAACCTGCCCTTGAGGCTCTCACAGGAGTGGTTGTAGACCTACCCACCGAAA is a window from the Candidatus Bathyarchaeota archaeon genome containing:
- a CDS encoding HesA/MoeB/ThiF family protein, translating into MVSASTFDPSEFYKRQTALFELGHKGQEKLWRSKVAIVGAGGLGSASTVYLALAGVGHLRIVDQDTVELSNLHRQILYNLDDLRYPKVEAAAQKIKRMNPEVKVKAIPESVRESNVDKIVEDTDCVVDGLDNMRTRYLLNRACARNGIPYVFGGAIGIEGNLSIFAPPETPCLECILP